The genomic segment TTGATAAATTGAAAAATGAAGCGAAGGTGATCTAATGGCGATACTTATATATGCAGAGCACGATAACAGCCAATTAAAGTCTGAAACCCATAAGCTCGTTAATGCGGCGACTAAAATGGGTGATGACCTTCACCTACTCGTTGTGGGACATGAATGTGCTGACGTCGCATCTCAAGCAAGCGAAGTTGATGGTGTCAGTAAAGTACTTGTCGCTGACAACAAAGCGTATGAGCATCAGCTAGCTGAAAACGTTGCTGAGTTAGTTGCTGAATTAGGTAAAGACTACAGTCACGTGGTTTGCGCAGCGACTACCACAGGTAAGAACTTTATGCCCCGCGTTGCCGCATTGTTAGATGTCGCACAATTATCTGATGTGATTGGCGTACAAAGTAGTGATACGTTTGTACGTCCTATTTATGCAGGTAACGCTATTGCTACCGTTCAATCAAGTGACAGCATTAAAGTATTAACAATACGTACGTCTACTTTTGATGCCAATGGCACGGGCAATAACGCCCCAGTTGAAACAATTGATGTGGTTAAAACCTCAGAAATTTCAGCCTTTGTTAGCGCAGAGCTTACTGAATCTGAACGTCCTGAACTGACCGCTGCCGACATCGTCATTTCCGGTGGACGTGGAATGCAAAACGGTGAGAACTTTAAATTGCTAGATGGTATTGCGGATAAGCTCGGTGCGGCGATGGGCGCTTCACGTGCTGCCGTTGATGCAGGCTTTGTGCCGAATGATATGCAGGTTGGGCAAACGGGTAAAATAGTCGCACCGCAATTATATATAGCAGTGGGGATCTCTGGCGCGATTCAACACCTTGCGGGTATGAAGGACTCCAAGGTCATAGTGGCGATTAATAAAGATGAAGAAGCGCCTATTTTTCAAGTCGCTGACTATGGTTTAGTCGGTGATTTGTTTGATGTATTACCTGAATTAGAAGCTGCTTTATAATGTAGACTCCGTTAACATTCGGATGAAATTTGCCTATAGAACTAGGCTAAAGGCCGCTGTTTACAGCGGCTTTTTTATAGGCAAATAGCGCACAAACAGTAGGTAAAGGTATTTAATATAGGGCTATCATTCTAATTAAACCCTTTTAAATTTTCGCTGAGTGGTTAATTACTTATTGGAATTGGTGTAATACTAACTCTATTTATCCCGACCCGCCTATATTGAAAAACGAAGAATAATTAAACGAATGGGTGTGCACTGCTAAAATAATCTTTGCGTTCATTGTTATAACTCTATATTTTCCTCACATCATATTTATCATATAAATTAACGCGAGAGGCAGGCGATTATGTCTACTTTAAATAACGACACTTTGAATATTGGCGTGTGCGATTACCCTGAACACGTACCTCAGAATGAATGGGGAGTACACGCAGAACAACAACGCGCTTTAGGCTTAACGTATGTCCGATTAGCAGAGTTTTCTTGGGCTAAAATTGAGCCAAAGGACGGTGTGTTTGATTGGCAATGGCTAGATGAGGCCGTTGCTACGTATGTTGCAAAGGGTCTTAAGATAGTGATGTGCACGCCCACAGCTACGCCACCTGCTTGGTTAGTGAAAAAGTTTCCACATATTTTAGCAGTTGATGCCCAAGGGCAGACCATGAGATTTGGCTCGCGTCGTCACTATGACCATGCCAGTGAAACATACCGTAAAGAATGCAAGCGCATTACCACTGAGATAGCGAAGCGTTATGGTCAACATGCTGACGTGATAGGTTGGCAGACCGATAACGAATTAGGCCATGAAGGTACAGCGGTGTCGTATGGTGGAGCGAGCGCTGAGCGTTTTCCTAAGTGGCTTGAAGCGCGCTACCAAACTTTAGAAGCATTAAACGAAGCCTGGGGCTGTGCCTTTTGGAGTCAAGATTACTCTGATTGGTCGCAAATTTGCCCGCCAAATTTAACAGCTGTTCGCCAGCCTAACCCATCGCAGGCGTTAGATTATCAACGCTTTTGCTCAGACATGATAGATGAGTTTCAACAACTGCAAATAGAGGTGCTTAGAGCATTATCACCTGATCGTTTCATCACACATAATTTTGTGATTTTTGCCCAAGAATTTGATTTATATAAAGTCGCTAAAAACCTAGACTTTGTTGCTTGGGATAGCTATCCAATCGGTATGCTTGAGTTTTTCGCGACCTGGGAGAGCGAGGAAACAAAAACAGAGTTCGCCCGCACTGGTCACCCTGACTTGGTTAGTTTTAATCACGATTTATATCGCGGCATTAAAGGTGGGAAAGATTTTTGGATAATGGAGCAGCAATGCGGTCACGCGAATTGGGCGCAGTATAATCCGTTACCCGCTAAAGGAGCAGTGCAATTATGGACAGCACAGGCTTGGGCTCATGGGGCAAGCTGTGTGACTTACTTCAGATGGCGCGCAAGCCATATGGCGCAAGAAATAATGCATTCCGGATTATTGCAACAAGATGGCCGTGCTGATCGAGGCTATCAAGAAGTGAAAGACTTTGACCCTAGCCAATTCGCGCTTGAAAAAGTAGATGCAAAAGTTGCCCTGTTACATGATTACAACAGTCTATGGGCTTACAATTTACAGCCTCACAATAAAGATTTGAATTATTGGCATCAATTCATGATGTTCTACAGTGCTCTTAGAGAGTTAGGGGTAGATGTGGATATTATTCACCCTGAACAACTGACTGATAAGCAATATGCACTCGTCGTTGCGCCGGCTCTCACATTAATGACAGATAAAACCGCGTCAATACTAAACCTTTGTGCTAAGTCATGCCCCATTGTTTTTGGTCCACGCACGGCGTTTCGTCATGACTCTGGGCGCGTGGCTAATAAAGGGCAATTCGAATTTATTGAAGAATTAGTCGGGATCAAATTGGCTAATTTTGATTCGTTGCGGCCTACATTAGAGCAAACTATTCGTTGCACCAACCACAACACGGACTTTACCGCGAAACTTTGGTGTGAAAGTTATGAAGTAAACAGTGCTGTTGCCACTCATACTTACACGCATGGACCTATGGCTGGTTTAGCTGCCGTCACCCAAAAAGATAAGGTAAGTGTCATTGGTGCATTGTCAACAGGGTTAATTAGCAGCGTCTTAATGGAAGCATTACGTGGAGCGGGAATAGAGACTTACCGTCTACCCAAAGGCCTAAGGTTGAGTAAAAGAGGCAATACCACGCTGGTACAGAATTTCAATCAACAAGCCGTTGAATGGCAAGGTGTAACATACCCTGGCGTTTCATTTACAACGCTTGAGTAATTTATATAGCGATATAAACACCCTGTGTTTCGTTTGAAACGCAGGGTGCC from the Paraglaciecola mesophila genome contains:
- a CDS encoding electron transfer flavoprotein subunit alpha/FixB family protein; this translates as MAILIYAEHDNSQLKSETHKLVNAATKMGDDLHLLVVGHECADVASQASEVDGVSKVLVADNKAYEHQLAENVAELVAELGKDYSHVVCAATTTGKNFMPRVAALLDVAQLSDVIGVQSSDTFVRPIYAGNAIATVQSSDSIKVLTIRTSTFDANGTGNNAPVETIDVVKTSEISAFVSAELTESERPELTAADIVISGGRGMQNGENFKLLDGIADKLGAAMGASRAAVDAGFVPNDMQVGQTGKIVAPQLYIAVGISGAIQHLAGMKDSKVIVAINKDEEAPIFQVADYGLVGDLFDVLPELEAAL
- a CDS encoding beta-galactosidase yields the protein MSTLNNDTLNIGVCDYPEHVPQNEWGVHAEQQRALGLTYVRLAEFSWAKIEPKDGVFDWQWLDEAVATYVAKGLKIVMCTPTATPPAWLVKKFPHILAVDAQGQTMRFGSRRHYDHASETYRKECKRITTEIAKRYGQHADVIGWQTDNELGHEGTAVSYGGASAERFPKWLEARYQTLEALNEAWGCAFWSQDYSDWSQICPPNLTAVRQPNPSQALDYQRFCSDMIDEFQQLQIEVLRALSPDRFITHNFVIFAQEFDLYKVAKNLDFVAWDSYPIGMLEFFATWESEETKTEFARTGHPDLVSFNHDLYRGIKGGKDFWIMEQQCGHANWAQYNPLPAKGAVQLWTAQAWAHGASCVTYFRWRASHMAQEIMHSGLLQQDGRADRGYQEVKDFDPSQFALEKVDAKVALLHDYNSLWAYNLQPHNKDLNYWHQFMMFYSALRELGVDVDIIHPEQLTDKQYALVVAPALTLMTDKTASILNLCAKSCPIVFGPRTAFRHDSGRVANKGQFEFIEELVGIKLANFDSLRPTLEQTIRCTNHNTDFTAKLWCESYEVNSAVATHTYTHGPMAGLAAVTQKDKVSVIGALSTGLISSVLMEALRGAGIETYRLPKGLRLSKRGNTTLVQNFNQQAVEWQGVTYPGVSFTTLE